The genomic interval AGTTCCATGGGAGTTTGGAAGTGTTTATAACCCTGAAGAAAGAAGAGTAAGAAAATTATTACTTCATAAAAAAGAAATAAGAAAATTTAATGAAAAAGTAAGTCAAAAGGGTTATACAATTGTAGCCTTGAATATTCATTTATCAAGAGGTCGTGTTAAATTAGACATAGCTCTTGCTAGAGGAAAGAAAAACTATGATAAAAGGGAAAGTTTGGCTAAAAAAGATCAAAAAAGAGCAATGGAAAGAGAAATGAAGGAAAGGTATTAAATTGGAATTAATAAA from Fusobacterium sp. IOR10 carries:
- the smpB gene encoding SsrA-binding protein SmpB → MILANNKKAFFDYFIEDRLEVGIELVGSEVKSVKAGKVSIKESFVRLINGELFIMGMSIVPWEFGSVYNPEERRVRKLLLHKKEIRKFNEKVSQKGYTIVALNIHLSRGRVKLDIALARGKKNYDKRESLAKKDQKRAMEREMKERY